In a single window of the Nicotiana tomentosiformis chromosome 8, ASM39032v3, whole genome shotgun sequence genome:
- the LOC104108188 gene encoding remorin-like produces the protein MEATVMSRVEERTKPVVPPPPITQEPPLASVAMATPNDVVKPPLHDTTTTPTPTPLTTVDIPMQKTDPLSKRSSKGSLDRDVALAQLETEKRSSFVKAWEESEKSKVDNKAQKKLSAVARWENTRKAKLEAKPKKLEEQLEHKKAEYAEKIKNKVALIHKEANEKRAMVDARRGKEILKAEEMAAKYRATGQTPKKFLGCF, from the exons ATGGAAGCTACTGTTATGTCTCGAGTGGAGGAGAGAACTAAACCAGTAGTGCCGCCACCGCCAATAACTCAAGAACCACCGCTTGCATCTGTTGCCATGGCTACTCCAAACGACGTCGTTAAACCACCACTTCATGATACTACGACTACACCTACACCTACACCTCTCACCACCGTCGACATACCCATGCAAA AAACTGACCCTTTATCAAAGAGAAGTTCAAAAGGATCCCTTGACAGAG ATGTTGCTCTTGCACAGCTTGAAACTGAGAAAAGGTCTTCTTTTGTCAAGGCATGGGAAGAAAGTGAAAAAAGCAAAGTGGACAACAA GGCTCAGAAGAAGCTCTCTGCAGTTGCTAGATGGGAAAACACCCGGAAAGCAAAGCTTGAAGCTAAACCGAAAAAACTTGAG GAACAACTAGAGCACAAGAAAGCAGAATATGCAGAGAAGATAAAAAATAAAGTAGCATTAATTCATAAGGAGGCAAATGAGAAGAGAGCAATGGTTGACGCGAGACGAGGGAAAGAAATTCTGAAGGCAGAGGAGATGGCAGCCAAGTATCGCGCTACAGGGCAGACCCCTAAGAAGTTTCTTGGATGCTTTTGA